A stretch of the Desulforamulus ferrireducens genome encodes the following:
- a CDS encoding flavodoxin family protein, producing the protein MKVVAINGSPNKQGNTYHALKLVLDELEKEGIETEIIQVGHKAISGCLACGQCIKNKNERCAITSDDVNEWIQKMKAADGILLGSPVHYSAIAGNMKSFLDRAFYVAGVNNGLFRHKVGAAVVAVRRSGGLPAFNQLNNFLNYSEMLIPTSNYWNVIHGRTPGEVLQDLEGVQIMRVLGKNMAWLLKLVQHGKDTIQPPAKENKFIMNFIR; encoded by the coding sequence ATGAAGGTTGTTGCTATTAACGGAAGTCCTAATAAACAGGGAAATACTTACCATGCCCTCAAACTGGTATTAGACGAACTGGAGAAGGAAGGTATAGAAACAGAAATTATCCAGGTGGGCCATAAAGCCATTAGTGGCTGTCTGGCCTGTGGTCAGTGCATTAAGAATAAAAATGAAAGATGTGCCATAACCAGTGATGATGTAAATGAATGGATTCAAAAAATGAAAGCAGCAGACGGTATCCTTCTCGGTTCACCCGTGCACTATTCAGCAATAGCAGGCAATATGAAATCCTTTTTAGACAGGGCTTTTTATGTGGCGGGTGTGAACAATGGTTTGTTCAGGCACAAAGTTGGCGCAGCTGTTGTGGCAGTTAGACGTTCCGGTGGGCTACCGGCTTTTAACCAATTGAATAACTTCCTCAATTATTCCGAGATGCTCATTCCCACTTCAAATTACTGGAATGTTATTCACGGGAGAACACCTGGCGAGGTTCTGCAGGATCTAGAGGGTGTACAAATTATGCGGGTACTGGGTAAAAATATGGCCTGGTTATTAAAACTGGTGCAACATGGTAAAGACACCATTCAACCACCGGCAAAAGAAAATAAATTTATAATGAATTTTATCCGCTAG
- a CDS encoding DUF4825 domain-containing protein: MKEFVPNKARFILMAVLLLLTMLGLGLQQAKSAKENSSVSPTLSQAEVLYQYKTPYVGDNGKVVNLIDSLPYANLRQKVYLQTQTVPYGITVDYDFSNAAAEAQQMEVNFRNNAAIMFALIENVDEITFVAKGTGQPVKYHYERAKLQKEFARDLRHYAKDIATLQSLLEELPKVTAANLPNNLDTAVSQAIIAQGKGYKAGEVVTEGHVILETEESNGKVKVYTIASLGWFAFENNIFTKTSGSGAIPTVITFAKNEKGEYALLTYEEPQDGAYYVASLKKMFPRMLQARVLDAQSEYANLAQQQEAQAAAYLKGIGREAQVSAAHVEKELADIDVQAKNKLFAELTKDDEFLNNCPYWLGTREQIEDGVRYIYETSQSKTKDGYHRITFRKLTEDHRVVKEQSYKIVGSEPVLE, from the coding sequence ATGAAGGAGTTTGTCCCCAATAAAGCTAGGTTTATTCTTATGGCGGTTTTACTATTACTTACGATGTTAGGCCTGGGGCTACAGCAAGCTAAATCAGCTAAGGAAAACTCCTCTGTCAGCCCAACCCTTTCCCAGGCAGAGGTATTGTATCAATACAAAACCCCTTATGTGGGGGATAACGGCAAGGTGGTAAACCTTATTGATAGCTTACCCTATGCTAATTTGCGTCAAAAGGTCTACTTGCAGACTCAGACTGTTCCCTACGGGATTACAGTTGACTACGATTTCAGCAATGCTGCCGCGGAAGCCCAGCAAATGGAGGTAAACTTTCGGAATAACGCAGCTATTATGTTTGCCTTAATAGAAAATGTTGATGAGATTACCTTTGTGGCCAAGGGAACGGGCCAACCCGTTAAATATCATTACGAAAGAGCGAAGCTGCAAAAGGAATTTGCCCGGGACCTGCGGCACTATGCCAAGGATATAGCTACACTGCAAAGTCTTCTGGAGGAACTACCCAAAGTCACAGCAGCCAACCTGCCCAATAATCTAGATACTGCCGTCAGTCAGGCCATCATTGCCCAGGGCAAGGGTTATAAGGCCGGAGAGGTGGTCACCGAAGGGCATGTTATTTTGGAGACTGAGGAAAGTAATGGCAAGGTCAAAGTCTATACGATTGCCAGCTTAGGTTGGTTTGCATTTGAGAACAATATTTTTACCAAAACCAGCGGCAGCGGGGCCATTCCCACGGTGATCACCTTTGCCAAGAATGAAAAGGGTGAGTATGCCCTATTGACTTATGAAGAGCCCCAGGACGGTGCCTATTATGTAGCTTCTCTCAAGAAAATGTTCCCCCGCATGCTTCAAGCCCGGGTGCTTGATGCCCAAAGTGAATATGCTAACCTGGCCCAACAGCAGGAAGCCCAAGCCGCAGCATATCTTAAAGGCATTGGCAGAGAGGCTCAGGTAAGTGCCGCCCATGTGGAGAAGGAATTGGCAGATATCGATGTCCAGGCAAAAAATAAATTATTTGCTGAGCTTACAAAAGACGATGAATTTCTTAACAACTGTCCCTACTGGTTGGGTACCAGAGAACAAATTGAAGATGGCGTTCGCTATATTTATGAAACTTCCCAAAGTAAAACAAAGGATGGTTACCACAGGATTACCTTTAGAAAGCTGACGGAGGATCATAGGGTAGTTAAGGAACAAAGCTACAAAATAGTGGGTAGCGAGCCAGTTCTAGAATAA
- a CDS encoding YhcN/YlaJ family sporulation lipoprotein, whose translation MAKKPEQPQEKTPKVAKSINAPNNTPTNQNQDYPREVAERVVNQANQVAGVQNSAAVISGNTVYLGLELQENVDPKQARELEKVILQRFNEPHYTLMVSSDAATVAQIKRVSQGLAQGKPIDSYQEEIRDIGNRLKPGKR comes from the coding sequence GTGGCCAAGAAACCAGAGCAGCCACAGGAGAAAACACCAAAGGTAGCCAAGAGTATCAATGCCCCCAATAACACACCAACCAACCAAAACCAAGATTATCCCAGGGAAGTGGCAGAGCGGGTGGTCAACCAGGCCAATCAGGTGGCTGGGGTGCAAAATTCCGCAGCGGTTATTTCCGGTAATACCGTTTATCTGGGGTTAGAATTACAGGAAAATGTGGACCCAAAACAAGCCAGGGAACTAGAAAAAGTTATATTACAGCGGTTTAATGAGCCCCATTATACCCTGATGGTTTCATCAGATGCCGCAACAGTTGCCCAGATTAAGAGGGTATCCCAAGGCTTGGCCCAGGGTAAGCCCATTGACTCCTATCAAGAAGAAATACGGGATATTGGCAATAGACTAAAACCCGGAAAACGCTAA
- a CDS encoding BCCT family transporter gives MENNKFAPISKSVFGGSVIICLLFFGPMILLQGSLQDLAGEVMTLVTHGTDWMWELVVFGAVLFSLWLAFGRYGNVKLGGPDEKPEFSTFTWFAMMFCGGSGAGLIYWGILEPIYYLKWPPFWAQEGSAQAAQYALSYGIFHWGVSAWATFVIPAIGFAYMFYVRKRPFLYPSYACRGVLGNKVDGWLGRVIDLIMVVGMVGGVATSLGLILPMISNIGATYFGMEDTLTVRLAVAALFTCLYGYSCYRGLYSGIAKISNINMWLILLLLFFVLFAGPTAFMLSLFFDNVGVLLDNFLRMSLYTDPITKSGFPQDWTVFYWAWWFAWATYMGLFATRISRGRTIKALVLNMLFTATAGCALFYLTFGSYTVDLILNKGVDLIGILQNQGGPAVITYLLNTLPAASIAVPVFLIVMLVSQVTAVDSVSYTIAAMCCTEIRDTQEPPKWSRIFWSFMLFFCTSALFLVGGLKVVQLASILTAFPVAIVTIILALSLVKWLNEDFGQVVRPRLLTYADSAFKENE, from the coding sequence ATGGAAAATAATAAATTTGCACCAATTAGTAAGTCTGTTTTTGGTGGTAGTGTAATTATTTGTCTATTATTTTTTGGTCCAATGATTTTATTACAAGGATCCCTGCAAGACTTAGCCGGTGAAGTGATGACTTTGGTAACTCACGGTACCGACTGGATGTGGGAGCTTGTTGTTTTTGGCGCAGTGCTTTTTTCCCTCTGGCTGGCCTTTGGTCGCTATGGTAATGTAAAACTTGGTGGACCTGATGAGAAGCCAGAATTCTCTACCTTTACCTGGTTTGCTATGATGTTCTGTGGTGGCTCAGGTGCGGGACTTATTTACTGGGGTATTCTTGAACCCATTTACTACTTAAAATGGCCTCCCTTTTGGGCTCAAGAAGGATCGGCACAGGCGGCTCAATATGCCCTTTCCTATGGTATTTTTCACTGGGGTGTTAGTGCTTGGGCCACATTTGTAATCCCTGCCATTGGATTCGCCTATATGTTTTATGTTAGAAAAAGACCATTCCTTTATCCAAGTTATGCCTGCCGTGGTGTTTTAGGCAACAAAGTCGATGGTTGGTTGGGTAGAGTTATTGACCTAATCATGGTTGTTGGTATGGTAGGTGGTGTAGCAACATCCTTAGGGCTTATCTTACCAATGATATCTAATATTGGTGCAACTTATTTTGGCATGGAAGATACATTAACTGTAAGATTGGCAGTTGCGGCATTGTTTACTTGTCTTTATGGTTATAGTTGCTATAGAGGGTTATATTCCGGTATTGCTAAAATTTCAAACATAAATATGTGGTTAATTTTACTTCTCTTATTCTTTGTGTTATTTGCAGGCCCAACAGCCTTTATGCTATCTTTATTCTTTGATAACGTTGGTGTTCTATTAGATAACTTCTTACGTATGAGCTTATATACTGACCCTATTACTAAATCAGGTTTCCCGCAAGATTGGACTGTTTTCTATTGGGCTTGGTGGTTTGCTTGGGCAACTTATATGGGTCTATTTGCTACAAGGATTTCTCGAGGCCGTACTATTAAGGCACTTGTTTTAAATATGCTTTTCACAGCAACCGCAGGTTGTGCTCTATTCTATCTGACTTTTGGTTCTTACACCGTTGACTTAATTCTAAATAAGGGTGTAGACTTGATTGGCATATTACAAAACCAAGGTGGACCGGCCGTAATAACATACTTGCTCAACACCTTACCAGCGGCCAGTATTGCAGTACCTGTATTCCTGATAGTAATGCTTGTATCACAGGTTACAGCGGTTGACTCTGTTTCTTATACGATTGCTGCCATGTGCTGTACTGAAATAAGAGATACTCAAGAACCACCAAAATGGTCTAGAATATTCTGGTCCTTCATGTTGTTCTTCTGTACATCGGCATTATTCTTGGTTGGTGGACTGAAAGTAGTACAACTGGCATCAATTTTGACAGCTTTCCCTGTGGCCATTGTTACGATTATCTTGGCTCTCTCCCTGGTAAAATGGCTTAATGAAGATTTTGGACAAGTAGTCAGACCAAGGTTATTGACTTACGCTGATTCTGCATTTAAAGAAAACGAATAG